A stretch of Halomonas elongata DSM 2581 DNA encodes these proteins:
- a CDS encoding helix-turn-helix transcriptional regulator, translating to MCASRSLARTRPELADFLRSRRERLSPEMLGLPRGNRRRTPGLRREEVAALAGVGVTWYTWLEQGRDIGVSTGFLDSLARVLRLDAAERRHLYLLVHQRPPTESKRTWCTMPSLAQRLLDDLPHRPAYVLNLRWDVLAWNTAADRIFDFSAQPPERRNLLWMLFVDDATRRLFDTWEQQAPRLVSSFRQDYASAPEDSDIEQLVRELEDVAPEFKTWWRQQDIHGPCLGRRSLFIPDIGTLDFEHMTLTLDEDRHLRLVYYAACESHSRAGAFEDWLKTPPITPG from the coding sequence ATGTGCGCATCACGGAGTTTGGCACGCACTCGTCCCGAGCTTGCGGACTTCCTGCGGAGCCGCAGGGAGCGACTATCGCCGGAAATGCTCGGACTGCCGCGTGGCAATCGCCGTCGCACGCCGGGCTTGAGACGGGAAGAAGTCGCGGCGCTGGCCGGCGTCGGGGTCACCTGGTACACCTGGCTGGAACAGGGGCGCGACATTGGCGTTTCCACGGGCTTTCTGGACAGCCTCGCCCGAGTCTTGCGGTTGGACGCCGCCGAACGCCGCCACCTCTATCTGCTCGTTCACCAACGCCCTCCAACGGAGAGCAAGCGGACCTGGTGCACCATGCCCAGCCTGGCGCAGCGGCTGCTCGACGACCTTCCCCACCGGCCCGCCTATGTCCTCAACTTGCGCTGGGACGTGCTGGCCTGGAACACCGCCGCCGACCGCATCTTCGACTTCTCGGCACAGCCCCCGGAACGACGCAACCTGCTATGGATGCTGTTCGTCGACGACGCCACTCGCAGGCTCTTCGATACCTGGGAGCAGCAGGCCCCACGCCTGGTATCCAGCTTCCGCCAGGACTACGCCAGCGCCCCCGAGGACAGCGACATCGAGCAACTGGTCCGGGAGCTGGAAGACGTCGCGCCCGAATTCAAGACATGGTGGCGACAGCAGGATATCCACGGCCCCTGCCTCGGTCGACGCTCACTGTTCATCCCGGACATCGGCACGCTCGATTTCGAACACATGACCCTCACGCTGGACGAGGATCGCCATCTGCGTCTGGTCTATTACGCGGCCTGCGAGTCGCACTCCAGGGCCGGAGCCTTCGAGGATTGGCTGAAGACACCCCCCATCACGCCAGGGTAG
- a CDS encoding APC family permease yields MEDNKNKVLRCRDVTLYTVSAMLFMDQIALAASLGSSSLFWWAYVLILLFLPMAMMTSELGTTYPSNGGVYHWVRSAFGFRWGARVSWLYWINNALWMPSVYILFASMFSAFYFPGMGLWSEILLGCSLALVTSLCTSLSLRIGKWLPNIGAVLKLISVLVLLFGGLRYGIQEGFANPFTFEAALPSSPAAIAALGVMVYGIMGTELACCSAAEMIHPRRDIPRAILASGLLIATFNVLGTIGVLAAVPADQADVTTLFAESLFNMYGRDGLGGLVANLVGGFVLFTFFTNMVTWSMGTNRAAVEAAKAGEFPDVFGIVHPRHGTPVGSALLASAVSIVVMVTYGLVANTSEGLFWTLLSIFAMIFMIPYVLMSLAFIKLRLSSDRPRPFRLPLGNRLACVWAAIVGLHVLAGIVLFVVTPGEPMDWDYAGKIILGVLLALVVGEMVIGVGRRQHKRRQSEVPEAIGAG; encoded by the coding sequence ATGGAAGATAACAAGAACAAGGTGTTGCGTTGCCGCGACGTGACCCTCTATACCGTTTCGGCGATGCTGTTCATGGATCAGATCGCCCTTGCCGCCTCACTGGGATCGAGCAGCCTGTTCTGGTGGGCCTATGTGTTGATACTGCTCTTCCTGCCCATGGCCATGATGACCTCCGAGCTTGGCACCACCTATCCGAGCAACGGTGGCGTCTACCATTGGGTACGCAGCGCCTTCGGCTTCCGCTGGGGCGCTCGCGTTTCCTGGCTCTACTGGATCAACAATGCCCTGTGGATGCCGTCGGTCTACATTCTCTTCGCCAGCATGTTCAGCGCCTTCTATTTCCCGGGTATGGGCCTGTGGTCCGAGATTCTCTTGGGATGCAGCCTGGCCCTGGTGACGTCGCTGTGTACCAGCCTCAGTCTGCGGATCGGCAAGTGGTTACCCAATATCGGTGCGGTGCTGAAGTTGATCTCGGTGCTGGTGCTGCTGTTCGGTGGCTTGCGCTATGGGATTCAGGAAGGATTCGCCAATCCCTTCACCTTCGAAGCCGCTTTGCCTTCGTCGCCGGCGGCCATCGCCGCGCTTGGCGTGATGGTCTACGGCATCATGGGGACGGAGCTGGCATGCTGCAGCGCCGCCGAGATGATTCATCCGCGTCGCGATATCCCGCGTGCCATCCTGGCCTCGGGACTGCTGATCGCGACGTTCAATGTGCTGGGGACCATCGGCGTGCTGGCGGCAGTACCCGCCGATCAGGCCGATGTCACGACGCTGTTCGCCGAGTCGCTTTTCAACATGTACGGCCGTGATGGCCTGGGTGGTCTGGTTGCGAACCTGGTCGGCGGTTTCGTGCTCTTCACCTTCTTCACCAATATGGTGACCTGGAGCATGGGTACCAATCGTGCCGCCGTGGAAGCCGCCAAGGCCGGGGAGTTTCCCGACGTGTTCGGTATTGTGCACCCCCGGCACGGGACCCCGGTCGGCTCGGCCCTGCTGGCCTCGGCAGTGAGTATCGTGGTGATGGTGACCTATGGCCTGGTCGCCAATACCTCGGAAGGGCTGTTCTGGACCCTGCTGTCGATCTTCGCGATGATCTTCATGATTCCCTATGTCCTGATGAGCCTGGCCTTCATCAAGTTACGTCTGAGCTCTGATCGACCGCGCCCGTTCCGCCTACCGCTGGGTAATCGTCTGGCTTGCGTCTGGGCCGCTATCGTGGGGCTGCATGTCCTGGCGGGCATCGTGCTGTTCGTGGTGACCCCCGGTGAGCCCATGGACTGGGACTATGCGGGCAAGATCATCCTCGGGGTGCTGTTGGCCTTGGTGGTCGGCGAGATGGTGATCGGTGTCGGTCGGCGTCAGCACAAGCGTCGCCAGTCAGAGGTGCCGGAGGCCATTGGTGCGGGCTGA
- a CDS encoding MFS transporter, translating to MLNRELSTAMMVAVGAFALGMASYATAGLIPMIEIELSVSVSLAAQLVTAFTLAYGLGSPLLVAVLPAHRQRIGLLGSLAVFVIANVASALANDIVTLVVLRAVAGIGAGVYLALGIAAAASLAGERRRGKAIAIVMGGMASGTVLGVPVSLLLAERLGWQAAFWLIAMLGGVTLLGMLWRLPTLPDTPSVSMRSKLAVMADRRVVAILGVSLLAAIASLGMYTFIAPFVAAYAESETISVTPYLWVWGIGGVVGSFLVGAVVDRVRGPKVTLGIMLLLATALILLPVLAPYRLAMTMLPLVVWGAVGWALQVPQNDELFKARSMAGDGHLAIALNESALYLGSAIGSAVGGVILAMQWPVWGLAVGAAAIAMLGAVLQCALVVQEGRRVRELDAPVA from the coding sequence ATGCTGAACCGAGAACTGTCGACGGCCATGATGGTAGCTGTCGGCGCCTTTGCCCTGGGGATGGCGTCCTACGCCACGGCGGGTTTGATTCCCATGATCGAGATCGAGTTATCGGTTTCCGTGTCGTTGGCGGCCCAGTTGGTGACGGCGTTCACCCTGGCCTATGGGCTGGGATCGCCGCTGCTGGTGGCAGTCCTGCCTGCCCATCGTCAGCGCATCGGGTTGCTTGGCTCGTTGGCGGTATTCGTGATCGCCAATGTCGCCAGTGCGCTGGCAAACGATATCGTGACCCTGGTCGTGCTGCGGGCCGTGGCGGGAATCGGCGCCGGTGTCTATCTGGCCCTGGGCATTGCGGCGGCGGCGAGCTTGGCCGGAGAGCGCCGACGAGGCAAGGCCATCGCCATCGTCATGGGTGGCATGGCCAGCGGGACCGTGCTGGGAGTGCCGGTCAGCCTGCTGTTGGCGGAACGGTTGGGTTGGCAGGCCGCTTTCTGGTTGATTGCCATGCTCGGTGGAGTGACCTTGCTGGGCATGCTGTGGCGCCTGCCGACGCTGCCCGACACACCCTCGGTATCCATGCGAAGCAAGCTGGCGGTCATGGCGGACCGTCGTGTCGTCGCCATTCTGGGCGTTTCGCTACTCGCCGCCATCGCGAGCCTGGGGATGTATACCTTCATCGCCCCCTTCGTTGCGGCTTACGCCGAGAGTGAAACGATCTCGGTCACTCCCTACCTCTGGGTCTGGGGCATCGGTGGCGTGGTCGGCAGCTTCCTGGTCGGTGCCGTGGTGGATCGCGTACGAGGACCCAAGGTCACGCTGGGCATCATGTTGCTGCTGGCGACGGCGCTGATCCTGTTGCCGGTGCTGGCGCCATATCGGCTGGCGATGACGATGCTGCCCCTGGTCGTCTGGGGAGCCGTCGGTTGGGCGCTGCAGGTGCCGCAGAATGATGAGCTGTTCAAGGCGCGCAGCATGGCTGGCGATGGTCATCTGGCGATCGCGCTGAACGAATCGGCGCTGTATCTGGGGAGCGCCATTGGTTCCGCCGTCGGCGGGGTGATACTGGCCATGCAATGGCCGGTCTGGGGACTGGCCGTGGGGGCTGCCGCCATCGCGATGCTTGGTGCGGTGCTGCAGTGCGCCCTGGTGGTTCAGGAGGGCCGGCGTGTCAGGGAGCTTGATGCCCCCGTCGCCTGA
- a CDS encoding HAD family hydrolase, with product MRPLCLLFDCDGTLVDSEPLLADEMATSLNAVGLPFQAADYIGEFRGARFRHIVAELERRHGSVDAQRLEPLEREMRANLNRRLATDLTPIEGATEALAVLASIPMGVVSNGPTNKIRTSLHATGLDELFGEHLFSAYDAQCWKPDPGLYLHAARQMGFAPADCVAIDDSLVGVQAALAAGMTVIHLNRFPDVEETPEGALSITSMFQLPTVISRLTQAQAMAN from the coding sequence ATGCGCCCTCTCTGCCTTCTCTTCGATTGCGATGGCACCCTGGTCGACAGCGAACCCCTGCTGGCCGACGAGATGGCGACCAGCCTCAACGCCGTCGGCCTGCCCTTTCAGGCCGCCGACTACATCGGCGAGTTTCGCGGTGCGCGCTTCCGGCACATCGTCGCCGAGCTCGAACGCCGCCACGGCAGCGTGGACGCGCAACGCCTCGAGCCGCTCGAGCGTGAGATGCGCGCCAACCTCAACCGCCGACTGGCCACCGACCTAACACCGATCGAAGGTGCCACCGAAGCCCTTGCAGTGCTGGCATCGATTCCCATGGGCGTGGTCTCCAATGGACCGACGAACAAGATTCGCACCTCCCTGCATGCCACCGGCCTGGACGAGCTCTTCGGAGAGCATCTGTTCAGTGCCTATGATGCCCAGTGCTGGAAGCCCGACCCCGGCCTCTATCTTCATGCCGCCCGTCAGATGGGCTTTGCCCCGGCAGATTGCGTGGCCATCGACGACTCCCTCGTCGGCGTCCAGGCAGCGCTGGCCGCCGGCATGACGGTGATCCACCTCAATCGCTTCCCGGATGTCGAGGAAACGCCCGAGGGCGCCCTCTCCATCACCAGCATGTTCCAGCTGCCCACCGTCATCTCGCGCCTGACCCAGGCACAGGCCATGGCGAACTGA